DNA sequence from the Phaeobacter sp. G2 genome:
GACGCAGGGGCTGATCGACAAATTCCGTGCCACATTCGGCCCGCACCTTTGGGGCGGAGCGGGTGATGTTCCGCTGGGAATTCATTGGTGTATTGCCCTTGATACCGTGCCAGCTGCCGCCCTGTCAGAAGATGGCCATGCCGCAAGGGGTGGATTTCTGCCCCCGGTACCGCTGCCCGCCCGCATGTGGGCCGGCGGCGATGTTACACATATCGCGCCGCTGACGATCGGTGAAACCTTCACCCGCCGCTCGTCGATCGGGGATATAACGGCCAAGCAGGGCCGCAGCGGAGCGTTGGTCTTTGTGACCATCGAACACGAGTATTTTAGCGGCAACCGGCTTTGTATCCGGGAACAGCAGTCGATTGTCTTTCGTAAGATCACCGCGCCCCGCCCGGTGAAGAGCGCACCCGGCGCGGGCGACCCCGCCACGCTCAGATCGAGCCTGACTCCGGATCCTGTGCTGCTGTTTCGCTATTCGGCGCTGACGTTCAATGCCCATCGCATCCACTATGACCATGTCTACGCCACCGAAGCCGAAGCCTATTCCGGGCTTGTTGTGCATGGCCCATTGCAGGCGACGCTGCTTCTGAACCTGGCGGCGAATGCGTTGAAGACGTCGCCCCACCGGTTTTCTTTCCGCGGACTCGCACCGCTGACCCTGCCCTGCGAATTGCAATTGCACAATGAAGGGACCGGTGCCTCCGGGACAGTCTGGTGTCAGGATCAAAAAGGTCTTCGAAGCTTTTCCGCAGAGTACGCGGCTGTCTGATCGGTTTTCTTCGGTAGCGAATTCAGTTGTTGACTAAATTTTCTAACATCTGTTAGATTGTGCGGGGAAACTTGGTAAACAGCCCAGGCAAACCTCTGAACAAAGAGGTGGGAGGAGAAACGATGCGAGGAAAACTCGTTCTCAACGGACAACCCTACGGTAGGGCTGTGCGCGACTCCATGACGTGTCGGGAAAAGACACGGGCTGCATCATGACTACGAATGGCGGGATCGTCTCAGCGCCGCTTGCGGTGCGTGGTGCAACTTTGAAATTTGGCGGTGTGACGGCGCTCGACGATGTGAGCATCTCTGTAAACGACGATGAATTGCTTGCGATCATCGGCCCGAACGGTGCCGGAAAAACATCACTTCTGAACGTTACTGCGGGCTTCTACCGTCCGCAGAAAGGCCGTGTCGAATTGTCTGGTCAGGACGTGACCGGCCTGCGTGTTGACCAGATCGCCCGGCGCGGTTTGGCGCGGACGTTTCAGGGCACCCATCTTTTTGCCGGGCAGACCGTGGTGGAAAACATCATGATCGGCCGTCACATGCTGATGAAATCGAATGTGATCCAGGCCTTTTTCCAATTCGGTCCCGTGATGCGCGAGGAATCGGAACATCGCGAAGCCGCTGAAGAGATCATCGACTTTCTGGAGATCGAGGCAATCCGCAACCGGCCCGTGGGCACGTTGGGGTACGGGCTGCGCAAACGTGTCGATCTGGGCCGTGCATTGGCGCAGGAACCGTCGATCCTGCTGATGGATGAACCGATGGCCGGTATGAACTCGGAAGAGAAAGAAGACCTCGCGCGCTTCATTCTCGATGTGCGGGAAGCGCGCAAGATTCCGGTGGTTCTGGTCGAGCACGACATGGGCGTGGTTATGGACCTTGCCGACCGGATTGTGGTGTTGGATTTCGGGCGGGTGATCGCCGAAGGCACCCCGGAAGAAATCCAGAAGGACCCGGCTGTGATCAAGGCATATCTGGGGTAGCGGGATGGTCAAACAAAGAACAGCAATGGTCTATTCAGACCCGGCAGTGACACATAGCGAAACCCTGCCACAGGTGTTGCTCGCGCGTGCAATCTCCTCGCCGAACGACCTCGCCGAACGCCACAAGCGCCTTGGTATCTGGCGTGAATTCACCTGGGCCGATGTGCTTGACAGGGTTCGTGCCCTGGCTCTCGGGCTGGAGAACCTGGGCCTGTCGGCGGGCGATTCCGTCATGATGATCGGCGAAAACGAACCCGAACATTTCTGGGCTGAATACGCCGTCCAGTCATTGGGCGGCAAAGTCCTGTCCGTCTATCCGGATCAGAACGCCGAAGAGATTCTGTATCTGGCCGAAGACTCGCAAACGCGGATTTTTCTGGCGCAGGATCAGGAGCAAGTCGATAAATGCATCGAGATCGCGGGCAAATACCCGGGTGCCCTGGCGATCGTTTACTGGGATGATTCCGGCCTCTGGGGCTATGATCATCCCCTGTTGCATTCCTTTGAAAGTGTGAGCGCGGCTGGACGTCAGATCCACGCCAAAGAGCCTGCCAGATTTGAAGAACACGTCAAACGCGGGCGGGCGGACGATACCGCCTTGCTGTCCTATACCTCCGGGACCACGGGAAAACCCAAGGGCGTTGTCATCAGCCATCGTTACCTGTTCGACAACTGCTCGCGGGTGATGGGGGCAATCGAAATCGCGCCAGGCACGGAATACCTGACCTACATTTCCCCCGCCTGGGTCACGGAACAGATTTTCGGCCTGTCGATCGGTTTGATCGCGCCCATGGTCGTCAATTTCCCCGAAGGCCCCGAAGACGTGCTGACCAACATTCGCGAACTGGCGGTTGACGCGCTGGTGTTCAGCCCGCGCCAGTGGGAGAACCTCGCCTCTATCGTCCAGGCCCGGATGTTGGGTGCGGGCAAGTTCCGCAATGCGATGTACAATTGGGGTATGAAAGTCGGCCGCAACGTTTATGTCGAGCGGCTGGAAGGGCGCAGCCCCAGCCTTGCCGCACGCCTGCAGCTTCCCTTTGCCGAGGCGCTGGTGCTGCATCACCTGCGCGACAATCTTGGCCTTGGTAAGGCCAAAAACGCAATGAGCGGCGGCGCCCTGATGGCAC
Encoded proteins:
- a CDS encoding MaoC family dehydratase N-terminal domain-containing protein, which codes for MSEIDLDALAPWLGRTETSEDVLTQGLIDKFRATFGPHLWGGAGDVPLGIHWCIALDTVPAAALSEDGHAARGGFLPPVPLPARMWAGGDVTHIAPLTIGETFTRRSSIGDITAKQGRSGALVFVTIEHEYFSGNRLCIREQQSIVFRKITAPRPVKSAPGAGDPATLRSSLTPDPVLLFRYSALTFNAHRIHYDHVYATEAEAYSGLVVHGPLQATLLLNLAANALKTSPHRFSFRGLAPLTLPCELQLHNEGTGASGTVWCQDQKGLRSFSAEYAAV
- a CDS encoding ABC transporter ATP-binding protein, producing MTTNGGIVSAPLAVRGATLKFGGVTALDDVSISVNDDELLAIIGPNGAGKTSLLNVTAGFYRPQKGRVELSGQDVTGLRVDQIARRGLARTFQGTHLFAGQTVVENIMIGRHMLMKSNVIQAFFQFGPVMREESEHREAAEEIIDFLEIEAIRNRPVGTLGYGLRKRVDLGRALAQEPSILLMDEPMAGMNSEEKEDLARFILDVREARKIPVVLVEHDMGVVMDLADRIVVLDFGRVIAEGTPEEIQKDPAVIKAYLG
- a CDS encoding AMP-binding protein, which produces MVKQRTAMVYSDPAVTHSETLPQVLLARAISSPNDLAERHKRLGIWREFTWADVLDRVRALALGLENLGLSAGDSVMMIGENEPEHFWAEYAVQSLGGKVLSVYPDQNAEEILYLAEDSQTRIFLAQDQEQVDKCIEIAGKYPGALAIVYWDDSGLWGYDHPLLHSFESVSAAGRQIHAKEPARFEEHVKRGRADDTALLSYTSGTTGKPKGVVISHRYLFDNCSRVMGAIEIAPGTEYLTYISPAWVTEQIFGLSIGLIAPMVVNFPEGPEDVLTNIRELAVDALVFSPRQWENLASIVQARMLGAGKFRNAMYNWGMKVGRNVYVERLEGRSPSLAARLQLPFAEALVLHHLRDNLGLGKAKNAMSGGALMAPDVFRMFHAMGVKLRNVYGATEIGLLTAHVGESYQLETSGSWMQSNTNYGEPLDYRVSDESELQVRGGSGFGGYHGKPEKTAEELTEDGWYKTGDAVSMTDDGELLFFDRVKDMRRLANGHSYPPQFIETRLRYSPFIKDLMTLGDESRDFVSALINIDMEVLGRWAEENKISFSTYTDLSQKPEILELIKGEVARINGLLPEGSRIARFANFPKELDPDEGELTRSRKLRRAFLEERYANLVEAIYGGGDKTDLEIAVTYQNGRQGVLKATVRVSDVENASKAAKRQSKT